Proteins co-encoded in one Dasypus novemcinctus isolate mDasNov1 chromosome 6, mDasNov1.1.hap2, whole genome shotgun sequence genomic window:
- the LOC101427559 gene encoding growth/differentiation factor 2-like, protein MPSLHAELHGVTVAPSQYQARAEPSALSPDAPTRTNTMPEHGAISTTAREDKPFQNHVLLFNISMPRHEQITWAELWLHVSCHGPADASCELKGNVAIYDILDGADSGDGSAETKTFLVSQDIRGEGWESFEVSSVVKWWLRADTSKSKNKLEVRVESPWKGCDQLDIAMPLGSKYLPFFVVFSNDRSNRSKETRLELREMIGHEQEDVLKRLSKGSLAGEGETGGHAATPSSSARHKRSTGAGSHSQRSLLRVNFEDIGWDSWIIVPKEYDTYECKGGCCFPLADDVTLTKHAIVQTLAHLKYPMKVGNACCVPTKLSPISVLYKDDVGVPTLKYHYEGMSVPECGCR, encoded by the exons ATGCCCTCGCTGCATGCTGAGCTCCACGGGGTCACTGTAGCACCCTCGCAGTACCAGGCCCGGGCGGAGCCCTCAGCCCTCTCCCCAGATGCTCCCACAAGGACAAACACCATGCCTGAGCATG GTGCCATCTCCACTACTGCCAGGGAAGACAAGCCCTTCCAGAACCACGTCTTGCTCTTCAACATCTCCATGCCCAGGCACGAGCAGATCACCTGGGCCGAGCTCTGGCTCCACGTATCCTGCCACGGCCCCGCAGACGCCTCTTGTGAGCTGAAAGGAAACGTTGCAATTTACGACATCCTGGACGGGGCTGACTCCGGGGATGGCTCGGCGGAAACCAAGACCTTCCTGGTGTCCCAGGACATCCggggtgagggctgggagagCTTCGAGGTCTCCAGCGTGGTGAAGTGGTGGCTCAGGGCAGACACctcaaagagcaaaaacaaactGGAAGTGAGGGTGGAGAGCCCCTGGAAGGGCTGTGACCAGCTGGACATTGCCATGCCCCTGGGCTCTAAATACCTGCCCTTCTTTGTCGTCTTCTCCAACGACCGCAGCAACAGGTCCAAGGAGACCAGGCTGGAGCTCAGGGAGATGATCGGCCATGAGCAGGAGGACGTGCTCAAGCGCTTGTCCAAGGGTAGCCTGGCCGGCGAGGGCGAGACTGGGGGCCATGCGGCCACACCGTCGTCCTCGGCCAGGCACAAGAGGAGCACTGGGGCAGGCAGCCACAGCCAGAGGTCCTTGCTGCGTGTGAACTTTGAGGACATCGGCTGGGACAGCTGGATCATTGTGCCCAAGGAGTACGACACCTACGAGTGCAAGGGCGGCTGCTGCTTCCCGCTCGCCGACGACGTTACCCTGACCAAGCACGCCATTGTGCAGACGCTGGCGCACCTCAAGTACCCCATGAAGGTGGGCAACGCCTGCTGCGTGCCCACCAAGCTCAGCCCCATCTCTGTCCTCTACAAGGATGACGTGGGGGTCCCTACCCTGAAGTACCACTACGAAGGCATGAGCGTGCCCGAGTGTGGGTGCAGGTAG